The following coding sequences are from one Sandaracinaceae bacterium window:
- a CDS encoding MopE-related protein — protein sequence MRRLSICLLVLGLAACDAESRPPDSGTDAGVTPDTGVDAGACVDDDEDGYGEGCMLGPDCDDSSAAISPAAVEVCNGADDDCDGATDEEIGAPSCALTEGVCAGATARCGPEGFLECEATDYGADFEMDEAACDGLDNDCDGTTDEGCTCVDGETQPCGSDVGACMAGTQTCVDSAWGACAGEVAPMGEVCDGQDNDCDGAEDEPTDLTPPDCPLQLGVCAGSRRSCGGASGWIACSGTASYGGDYEASETLCDGLDNDCDGVVDPGCDCTDGSTQPCGTDVGACTAGRQTCIAGAWGACAGEVAPSSETCDGTDQDCDGLTDEAVMAPACALTDGVCAGAMQTCGGAGGFMACTAASYGASYQATETSCDGRDNDCDGTTDEGCTCVDGTTQACGISTGACERGTQTCASGEWGACTGGVGPTAELCNGLDDDCNGVSDDGLTAPSCALSDGVCAGATQTCGGAMGWLACAGTASYGPRYVMTEDGSMDETQCDGLDNDCNGTIDDTCASGPLVSGTEDAVVPDLYHRNLAYSVMRGGNWEIVFENLDRGAPRQITTTPEDELGVRISGDRLVFVRGTGAAARAVLYELSTSTETVLSTVETGQVDIAANFVVWDQLTGGTQWDVMVHDLTTGTTTNLGAPGSDEFSPAIRGGQIMYVGNATGDLVATLVAYDATAGAWGAPVVQTPGSTAGAGQAAPAIDFVMGAWTDGRAVTGTATLTSDWHAYYAPFSAVTGLNTWPGENPLATGSGAEIVRGVDSQIVVFDDHTAGDWNVAAAFLGAAPLTITSSTATQVGVSSSGSHIVWHDNRLGSFDIYQSFYAGATFRPGAGDILIAEVLADPASGADPNGDGTASTTQDEFVELINVTAVAIDIGGLTLSDATGVRHTFPAGTWVPSLGAVVVFAGGTPTGTFAGAAVQVASSGGLGLNNTGDTLTLRDGATVIDMASYGSEGGMDQSIVRDGATWVRHSTLPGSVGAYSVGTFPDGYLP from the coding sequence ATGAGAAGACTGTCTATTTGCTTGCTCGTGCTCGGCCTCGCGGCCTGCGACGCGGAGAGCCGGCCCCCGGACTCCGGCACCGACGCGGGCGTGACGCCCGACACCGGGGTGGACGCGGGCGCCTGCGTCGACGACGACGAGGACGGCTACGGCGAGGGCTGCATGCTCGGCCCCGACTGCGACGACTCGAGCGCCGCCATCAGCCCGGCCGCGGTCGAGGTCTGCAACGGCGCCGACGACGACTGCGACGGGGCCACCGACGAGGAGATCGGCGCCCCCAGCTGCGCGCTGACCGAGGGCGTCTGCGCCGGCGCGACCGCGCGCTGCGGCCCGGAGGGCTTCCTCGAGTGTGAGGCGACCGACTACGGCGCCGACTTCGAGATGGACGAGGCCGCCTGCGACGGGCTCGACAACGACTGCGACGGAACCACAGACGAGGGCTGCACCTGCGTCGACGGCGAGACCCAGCCCTGCGGCTCCGACGTGGGCGCGTGCATGGCCGGGACCCAGACCTGCGTCGATTCGGCGTGGGGCGCCTGCGCGGGCGAGGTCGCCCCGATGGGCGAGGTCTGCGACGGCCAGGACAACGACTGCGACGGCGCCGAAGACGAGCCGACCGATCTGACGCCGCCCGACTGCCCCCTGCAGCTCGGCGTGTGCGCGGGGAGCCGGCGCAGCTGCGGCGGAGCCTCCGGGTGGATCGCCTGCTCCGGCACCGCGAGCTACGGCGGCGACTACGAGGCGAGCGAGACGCTCTGCGACGGGCTCGACAACGACTGCGACGGCGTCGTCGACCCGGGCTGCGACTGCACGGACGGCTCCACCCAGCCCTGCGGCACGGACGTGGGCGCGTGCACGGCGGGACGTCAGACCTGCATCGCGGGCGCGTGGGGCGCGTGCGCGGGCGAGGTGGCCCCGTCGAGCGAGACCTGCGACGGCACCGACCAGGACTGCGACGGGCTCACCGACGAGGCCGTGATGGCCCCGGCGTGCGCGCTGACCGACGGCGTCTGCGCGGGCGCGATGCAGACCTGCGGCGGCGCGGGCGGCTTCATGGCGTGCACCGCGGCGAGCTACGGCGCGAGCTACCAGGCGACCGAGACGAGCTGCGACGGCCGGGACAACGACTGCGACGGAACCACCGACGAGGGCTGCACCTGCGTCGACGGCACCACGCAGGCGTGCGGCATCTCGACCGGCGCGTGCGAGCGCGGCACCCAGACCTGCGCGAGCGGGGAGTGGGGCGCGTGCACCGGCGGCGTCGGCCCGACGGCCGAGCTCTGCAACGGGCTCGACGACGACTGCAACGGGGTCTCGGACGACGGCCTCACCGCGCCGAGCTGCGCCCTCTCGGACGGCGTCTGCGCCGGCGCGACCCAGACCTGTGGCGGCGCCATGGGCTGGCTCGCCTGCGCCGGGACCGCCAGCTACGGGCCGCGCTACGTCATGACGGAAGACGGCTCGATGGACGAGACCCAGTGCGACGGGCTCGACAACGACTGCAACGGCACCATCGACGACACCTGCGCCTCCGGTCCGCTCGTCTCGGGCACCGAGGACGCCGTCGTGCCCGACCTCTACCATCGCAACCTGGCGTACTCCGTCATGCGCGGCGGGAACTGGGAGATCGTCTTCGAGAACCTCGACCGCGGCGCCCCGCGGCAGATCACGACGACCCCCGAGGACGAGCTCGGCGTGCGCATCTCGGGCGATCGCCTGGTCTTCGTGCGCGGGACCGGCGCGGCGGCCCGGGCGGTGCTCTACGAGCTGTCGACCTCCACCGAGACGGTGCTGTCGACGGTCGAGACCGGCCAGGTCGACATCGCGGCCAACTTCGTCGTCTGGGATCAGCTCACCGGGGGGACCCAGTGGGACGTGATGGTGCACGACCTGACGACGGGGACGACGACCAACCTGGGCGCGCCGGGCAGCGACGAGTTCTCGCCCGCCATCCGCGGCGGGCAGATCATGTACGTCGGGAACGCGACCGGGGACCTCGTGGCGACGCTCGTGGCGTACGACGCGACGGCGGGAGCCTGGGGCGCGCCCGTGGTGCAGACCCCGGGCTCGACGGCCGGCGCGGGACAGGCCGCGCCCGCCATCGACTTCGTGATGGGGGCCTGGACGGACGGCCGCGCGGTCACGGGCACGGCCACGCTCACGAGCGACTGGCACGCCTACTACGCGCCCTTCTCCGCCGTGACGGGCTTGAACACCTGGCCGGGTGAGAACCCGCTCGCCACCGGCTCGGGCGCGGAGATCGTGCGCGGGGTGGACAGCCAGATCGTCGTCTTCGACGACCACACCGCGGGCGACTGGAACGTGGCGGCGGCCTTCCTCGGCGCGGCGCCGCTCACCATCACCTCGTCGACCGCGACCCAGGTGGGCGTGTCGAGCTCCGGCAGTCACATCGTCTGGCACGACAACCGGCTCGGGAGCTTCGACATCTATCAGAGCTTCTATGCGGGCGCGACGTTCCGACCCGGGGCGGGGGACATCCTCATCGCGGAGGTCCTCGCGGACCCGGCGTCGGGCGCGGATCCGAACGGCGACGGAACGGCCAGCACCACGCAGGACGAGTTCGTGGAGCTGATCAACGTCACCGCGGTGGCCATCGACATCGGCGGCCTCACGCTCAGCGACGCGACGGGCGTGCGTCACACGTTCCCGGCCGGCACCTGGGTGCCCTCGCTGGGCGCGGTCGTGGTCTTCGCGGGGGGTACGCCGACGGGCACCTTCGCGGGCGCGGCGGTTCAGGTGGCCTCCAGCGGCGGGCTGGGCCTCAACAACACGGGCGACACCCTGACGCTGCGCGACGGCGCGACGGTGATCGACATGGCGAGCTACGGCAGCGAGGGCGGCATGGACCAGTCGATCGTGCGCGACGGCGCGACGTGGGTCCGCCACTCGACCCTGCCCGGCTCGGTGGGCGCGTACTCGGTGGGGACGTTCCCGGACGGCTACCTGCCCTGA